The DNA segment AACAGTGGACGTATAGGGTGTGACGCCTGCCCGGTGCCGGAAGGTCAAGTGGAGGAGTGCAAGCTCTGAAATGAAGCCCCGGTGAACGGCGGCCGTAACTATAACGGTCCTAAGGTAGCGAAATTCCTTGTCGGGTAAGTTCCGACCTGCACGAAAGGCGTAACGATCTGGGCGCTGTCTCAACGAGAGACTCGGTGAAATTGAATTGGCTGTAAAGATGCGGCCTACCCGTAGCAGGACGAAAAGACCCCGTGGAGCTTTACTATAGTCTGGCATTGATATTCGAACTTCTCTGCGTAGGATAGGTGGGAGCCTGTGAAACTGGACTTTTGGGTTCGGTGGAGGCAACGGTGAAATACCACCCTGAGAAGTTTGGCTGTCTAACCCGAAGAATCAACTTCGGGGACCGTGCTTGATGGGTAGTTTGACTGGGGCGGTCGCCTCCCAAAATGTAACGGAGGCGCCCAAAGGTCACCTCAAGACGGTTGGAAATCGTCTGCAGAGCGCAAAGGTATAAGGTGGCTTGACTGTGAGACTGACACGTCGAGCAGGGAGGAAACTCGGGCTTAGTGAACCGGTGGTACCGCGTGGAAGGGCCATCGATCAACGGATAAAAGTTACCCCGGGGATAACAGGCTGATCTCCCCCGAGAGTCCATATCGGCGGGGAGGTTTGGCACCTCGATGTCGGCTCGTCGCATCCTGGGGCTGAAGAAGGTCCCAAGGGTTGGGCTGTTCGCCCATTAAAGCGGCACGCGAGCTGGGTTCAGAACGTCGTGAGACAGTTCGGTCTCTATCCGCTACGGGCGCAGGAATATTGAAGGGCGTTGCTCCTAGTACGAGAGGACCGGAGTGAACTGACCGCTGGTCTCCCTGCTGTCACACCAGTGGCACATGCAGGGTAGCTATGTCGGGAACGGATAACCGCTGAAAGCATCTAAGCGGGAAGCCAGCCCCAAGATGAGTATTCCCATCCTTTTAAGGAGTAAGACCCCCGGAAGATCACCGGGTCAAGAGGTCAGGCGTGCAAGCACTGCAAGGTGTTCAGCGGACTGATGCTCATCGGTCGAGGTCTTGACCACCTCCAGCCATCATTTTCATCCCTGCTTGCAGGGATGAGTCGCACCACCCCTCTCGCTCACTTTCACGCTCTGGTCTTGCATCCATTTTTTATGCTCCACCCCAAATGCAGACACCCCCGTGCCCACAGCGCTGTGGAACCACCCCATCCCATGCCGAACTGGGCCGTGAAACACAGCCGCGCCAATGATACTCGGATGGCAGCATCCCGGAAAAGTCGGTCAGTGCGGGGGTTTTTTCTTTTCTTTCCTCGCGCCCCAGTGTTTACACTCAGGCGCGTTTCTGCGAGAGTAGCTCAGCTGGTAGAGCACTACCTTGCCAAGGTAGATGTCGCGAGTTCGAATCTCGTCTCTCGCTCCACATGTTTATCCAATCAGCCCCCTCCACGTCGGAGGGGGCTGTTCTGTTGGCTGGTCTTTGCTGCTCAGTCGATCTCGATTTCTTCGGGATTCAGGTCCGTTTCCGGGTACTGGGGGTTCATATCTTTCAGGGTATCCAGGATGATCTGGCTGATCAGCAGGTTGCGAAACCATTTGTGATCGGCGGGAATCACGTACCACGGGGCCGCCGCTGTGCTGGTGGTTAGGGCGTCCTCATAGACCTTGGTGTACTGGTCCCACAGGGCGCGTTCCTCCAGATCGCCCGCGTTGAACTTCCACAGCTTGTCGGGGTTATCCAGACGGTCTTGCAAGCGTTCCTCCTGCTCGTCCTTGCTGACGTGCAGATAGAACTTGAGAACGCGTGTCCCCGAATCGCCCAATAAGCTCTCAAAGTTGCGAATATGGTCCAGGCGTTGTGCGGCAGTCTTCTCGTCGATCATATCGTGGACGCGGGTGACCAGCACGTCCTCATAATGACTACGGTTGAAGACGGCGATCATGCCCGTTTTCGGGGTCTGGGCGTGGATGCGCCACAGGAAGTCATGGGCCAGTTCTTCTTCAGACGGCACCTTGAAGTTGGCGATATGGACCCCATTGGGGTTGAAGGCCCCGATAACGTGCTTGACCGTGCCGTCCTTGCCGCCCGCGTCCCGCGCCTGCAAGACGATCAGGAACGACTGCTTGTTCTCGGCGTAGAGGCGTTCCTGCCACCCGGCCAGATCGTCGGCCAACAGCTCGGACAGTGCCTTGCCCTCCTTCTTGTCCATGCCGCCGTTCTCGTCGGTCTTCCAACTCTTCAGTTTGACTGACTTGCCGACTTTCACGCGGTAATCTGCGGTTTTGAGTTCCATGCCCGTGAGGCTAGCACCTCCCCCCTGATCAGGCTGCTGCTGTGGGATGGGCAAATATTGATCTATGCTGCACCCATCGTGCGCCCCCCGCCTCAGATCCCGACTTGTTCCCAGACCGCCGAGGCTCAGACTTGACCCGGTCCAGCTATGACCATCTGGACCGGGAAGCGCTGATTGCTCTGCTGGAGCAGCGTGATGCAGAGCAGCAATTCGGACTGGTCTGGGAGCGTCCTGGTAGGGTAGAGAAAGAGACGCCGATAGCCGCACTGGACCTCAATCTGGGCCTGAGCGTGGGCGACGCGCCCTACCGCAATCTGATCATTGAGGGCGACAATCTGGACGCCCTGCGCTTCTTACAACTGAGCCACTGGGGACGGATCAAGTGCATTTACATTGATCCGCCTTACAACACTGGGGGGCAGGAGCTGGCCTACCATGACCGCTACCACGGCAAGGACGATGCCTACCGCCATTCCGCTTGGCTGGAATTCATGGCCCAGCGGCTGAGGCTGGCGCGCGAGTTGCTGATGCCGGACGGCGTGTTGTTCGTCTCTATCGACGATTACGAGGTGGCCCGCCTGACCCTGCTGCTGGATGGGGTATTTCCTGGGGGGAAGGTGGGCACCTTCGTGTGGCGGCGGCGCAGTGGCAGCAACGACGTGCCCGCCAGTTTCCTCAGCGTCGATCACGAGTACGTGTTGTGCTACGCGCACCCCGGTTTCTCGTTCGCGGGGCTGGATAAGGATCTGTCGGGGTACAAGGACCACGATCCAGGCAACCCCGATCCCTGGAAGCGCGGTGATCTGTCCAAGTCCCATGACTACCGCGCGCGTCCAAACGGCTTCTATCCAGTTCATGACCCTCAGCAGGACGTCTGGTACGCTCCCAATCCCAAGCGGGTCTGGGCTTTCGCCTCCGAGCAATTTGTAAAGCCGGGCCAGAAGCTGCGGCGTGAGACGATGGAGCAACTGATCCGCGAGGGACGGGTGATCTTCCCAAAAAAGGACCGCACCGCCTGTTACGCCACACTGGAGGAATTGCGCGCGGCCATCTACGAGGGACAGGCCCCGCACTTTCTGCAACTGGGTCTGTACAACACCCGTGAGGAAGAAAACGCCTATCTATCGCAGTACGTCGGTAAACGCATCGGCTACGGCACGCCCGGCTACAAGCGCTTCCGCTCGCAGATTAGACGGGCCGGCAAGCCGATTTCGAGCTGGATCGTAGGCCTCAAAGAGGATGACGGGGCAGAGGACCGAACCGTTTTACACAGTGGCCTGAATGCTGAGGGAACCACCCTGCTGGGGCAGATGCTGCAATCGGCGGGCGTGGGCTTCAGCTACCCCAAACCATTGTCGCTGGTGCAAACGCTGATCGCACAGGCCACCGGCCCGGACGACACTGTGCTGGACTTTTTTGCGGGGAGCGGGACCACTGCACACGCTGTCCTGGCACTGAACGCTGCTGACGAAACCTCGAATCGCCGCTTCATTCTGGCGTCTTCTACCGAGGCCACGCCGCAGGAACCGCAGAAAAATCTGTGCCAGTCGGTGACGCGCGAGCGGGTCAGCCGGGCCATCCAGGGCTACGGCCACCGCACGCGCTCCGGCCCGGTGCAGGTGCCTGGGCTGGGCGGAGACTTCGCTTATCTGCGTGCCACCCAACTTCCAGCAGGGGAGACGGCCCATGAACAGGTCTGGTTCGCCCTGCAACTACGTCATCTTCAGGCGTTGGGTGAATATCGCCCGGACTGCGACTTCCAGCAGCACTGGGCCGATGAGCTGGTCCTGTTCTATCTGACCGCAAGCAGCCCTGAAGTGCTGGATGAGGTTCGGCGGCTGACTGAGGCGGCGGGGCGGCCCGTCATCGTCTATAGCTGGTCATCGGTAGCAGTGGACTTCGAGTTGGAGAACGTGACCGTCTGCGCCGTCCCAGCAGAGCTTCGTGAAGCGTTTGGAGGAAAATGCCCCTGACCGCTGCAGATGCCATTCCTCTACGCGATCTGGTATCCGAAACGATGGTTCAGACGGCTGCCATCACCTGCGCGCGGCTGCTGCCGCATGTGCGGGACCGCGCCGACTTGCATGGCCGCGATCCGCTGGAGAAGTACCACAACCTGCTGATGGGCGAGATCGCCGAACTGGCGGTGATCGCGTACCTGACCGCGCAGGGTAAATATGCCGTCTCAGCCGTGGATAAAGAAGCTGCGACGCCCGACGCGGGCCACGACATTCTCGTGCGCCGCAGGGACGGCACCCCGGCGAAATGCTCGGTGAAGTCCTCGCTGTCGTATAGGCATGGTATTGGGGCGATTCCGGGGCAGTTCCGGCCCGCTTTCAACCGCCGGGAGCCGCGCGACATCAATATTCAGGTGTATTTCCATTACCGGCTGGAGGGTGAACCGAGAACCACTGTGGCTGCCTCGACCCACGCCTACATCATCGGCTGGGCCTCCGAAAAGAAATTGCTGGATTCGGGATTTATCGTCTATAACGGTGAGAAACGGCGGGTGGCAGACCTGAAGCTGGCCGATCTGTCACCGCTGGCCGAACTGCTGCCGCTGCTGTCGTAAAGACTTTGCCGTGGCCAGCCCCACATCCTGGCCCGGCTTTTCGCCGTAGCCTGGGGGGCATGGACAGGCCGTTGGTGTGTGTAGGGGCGTTGGTGTCGGATGGGGACGGGCGCGTGTTGCTGGCCCGAACGACGAAATGGCGCGGGCTATGGGGCGTGCCGGGCGGCAAGGTGGACTGGGGCGAGACTCTGCTGGACGCCGTGGCCCGCGAGTTCCGCGAGGAAACCGGGTTACTGCTGCGCGATATCGAATATGCCCAGACTCAGGAGGCAGTCCTCTCACCGGAGTTCCACAAGCCCAGCCACATGCTGCTGTTCGATTATTTTGCCCGGACGGACAGCACTAAAGTTGCGCCCAACGAGGAAATCGAGGAATGGGCCTGGGTGACACTGGAGGAGGCTACCTCTTACCCGCTCAACACCTACACGCAGACGCTGGTGGCCCTGGCGCAGCGCCGGACAGGATGAAGGGGACGGCGCTGGTCACCGGCTCGGCCCACGGCATCGGGCGGGCGCTGGCGCTGGCTCTGGCGCGCGAGGGCTACCACGTCGCCGTGCATTACCGGGGCAGCGCGGATCAGGCTGAGGAAACCGCGCAACGGTGCGAGGAGGCCGGGGTGCAGGCCGTGACCTTGCAGGCCGACGTGGCCGATCCCGTCCAAGCCCGCGAACTGGTGCGCCGGGCGCACGCTGCCTTTGCCGGATCGCCGCTGGCCGTGCTGGTCAACAACGTGGGGAACTACGTGAACAAACCGCTGCTGGACACAAGTGACGCCGAGTGGGCCGAGATGCTGGGCAGCAACCTCACCTCCACCTTTGCCACCTGCCAGGAGGCCGCACCGCTGATGCGCTCTGCGGGATTCGGGCGCATCGTCAATCTGGGCTATGCGGGCGCACACAACCTGACGGCGCGCCCCGGCATCGTGCCGTACGTGATCGCCAAGACCGGGGTGCTGCAACTGTCGCGCTCGCTGGCGGCTGTACTTGCAGGCAGCGGCGTCAGCGTGAACGTGGTCAGCCCCGGCGTGATCGAGACCAGCGTGTCACAGCCCCTGCGCGAGATTCCTGCTGGGCGTGCGGGAACGGTGGCCGAACTGGTGGACGCCGCGCTGTATTTCGTGCGCGCCAGCGACTATGTGACCGGGCAGGAGCTGGAAGTGGCCGGAGGCTGGAATCTGTAAATGGCGGTGCCCGACAGAGAAGAGGCCGGGACAGTCGCTTCCGGCCTCTTCTCATTACTCTGTGTCGCGGTTGCCCTGGCTCAGCGCACCGTCACGGGCACATTCAGTGTGACCCGCACGCCGTCCGGTAGCGCCGTATCCGTGCTGGAGTACAGCACCTTGCCGTTTTTGTCGGCAATGGTGGCCCGCACCGCGTACTTGTGCGCGGCGTTCAGGCGAACTGGGTTGTAGACCATCTGGTACGGCGTAGACAGCCGGGTGGTGCTGAATTTAATATCCACCAGCGATTTGGCGGCGGTCAGGTCCACCAGACGGACCATGATCTGGCTGCCAGCGGGCAAGCGCAGGCCCTCGCTGGGGCCGATCACTCGTCCCCTGAC comes from the Deinococcus sp. AJ005 genome and includes:
- a CDS encoding polyphosphate kinase 2 family protein, with the translated sequence MELKTADYRVKVGKSVKLKSWKTDENGGMDKKEGKALSELLADDLAGWQERLYAENKQSFLIVLQARDAGGKDGTVKHVIGAFNPNGVHIANFKVPSEEELAHDFLWRIHAQTPKTGMIAVFNRSHYEDVLVTRVHDMIDEKTAAQRLDHIRNFESLLGDSGTRVLKFYLHVSKDEQEERLQDRLDNPDKLWKFNAGDLEERALWDQYTKVYEDALTTSTAAAPWYVIPADHKWFRNLLISQIILDTLKDMNPQYPETDLNPEEIEID
- a CDS encoding YbaY family lipoprotein, with amino-acid sequence MLLAPSALAQTQIGGVTLTPIKPAATAPATSNQDDYNRESIPKGYREVRGRVIGPSEGLRLPAGSQIMVRLVDLTAAKSLVDIKFSTTRLSTPYQMVYNPVRLNAAHKYAVRATIADKNGKVLYSSTDTALPDGVRVTLNVPVTVR
- the tmpR gene encoding bifunctional dihydropteridine reductase/dihydrofolate reductase TmpR, translating into MKGTALVTGSAHGIGRALALALAREGYHVAVHYRGSADQAEETAQRCEEAGVQAVTLQADVADPVQARELVRRAHAAFAGSPLAVLVNNVGNYVNKPLLDTSDAEWAEMLGSNLTSTFATCQEAAPLMRSAGFGRIVNLGYAGAHNLTARPGIVPYVIAKTGVLQLSRSLAAVLAGSGVSVNVVSPGVIETSVSQPLREIPAGRAGTVAELVDAALYFVRASDYVTGQELEVAGGWNL
- a CDS encoding NUDIX domain-containing protein, translating into MDRPLVCVGALVSDGDGRVLLARTTKWRGLWGVPGGKVDWGETLLDAVAREFREETGLLLRDIEYAQTQEAVLSPEFHKPSHMLLFDYFARTDSTKVAPNEEIEEWAWVTLEEATSYPLNTYTQTLVALAQRRTG
- a CDS encoding site-specific DNA-methyltransferase; protein product: MTRSSYDHLDREALIALLEQRDAEQQFGLVWERPGRVEKETPIAALDLNLGLSVGDAPYRNLIIEGDNLDALRFLQLSHWGRIKCIYIDPPYNTGGQELAYHDRYHGKDDAYRHSAWLEFMAQRLRLARELLMPDGVLFVSIDDYEVARLTLLLDGVFPGGKVGTFVWRRRSGSNDVPASFLSVDHEYVLCYAHPGFSFAGLDKDLSGYKDHDPGNPDPWKRGDLSKSHDYRARPNGFYPVHDPQQDVWYAPNPKRVWAFASEQFVKPGQKLRRETMEQLIREGRVIFPKKDRTACYATLEELRAAIYEGQAPHFLQLGLYNTREEENAYLSQYVGKRIGYGTPGYKRFRSQIRRAGKPISSWIVGLKEDDGAEDRTVLHSGLNAEGTTLLGQMLQSAGVGFSYPKPLSLVQTLIAQATGPDDTVLDFFAGSGTTAHAVLALNAADETSNRRFILASSTEATPQEPQKNLCQSVTRERVSRAIQGYGHRTRSGPVQVPGLGGDFAYLRATQLPAGETAHEQVWFALQLRHLQALGEYRPDCDFQQHWADELVLFYLTASSPEVLDEVRRLTEAAGRPVIVYSWSSVAVDFELENVTVCAVPAELREAFGGKCP